The following proteins come from a genomic window of Lemur catta isolate mLemCat1 chromosome 4, mLemCat1.pri, whole genome shotgun sequence:
- the CLRN2 gene encoding clarin-2: protein MPGWFKKAWYGLASVLSFSSFILIIIALAVPHWLSGKILCQTGVDLVNATDLELVKFIGDIYYGLFRGCKVRQCGLGGRQSQFTIFPHLVRELNAGLHVTILLLLLLALALALVSTGFAVLNMVQVPYRAVNGPGGICLWNVLAGGVVALAIASFMAAVKFHDLTEQIANFQERLFRFVVVEEQYEESFWICVASASAHAANLVVVAISQIPLPEIKTKIEEATVTAEDILY from the exons ATGCCTGGATGGTTCAAAAAGGCGTGGTATGGGCTGGCGTCTGTGCTTAGCTTCTCCTCCTTCATCCTGATCATCATTGCCCTGGCGGTGCCCCACTGGCTGAGTGGGAAAATCCTCTGTCAGACTGGAGTAGATCTGGTCAATGCCACGGACCTGGAGCTGGTCAAATTCATTGGGGACATTTACTACGGGCTCTTCCGAGGGTGTAAGGTTCGGCAGTGCGGGCTCGGGGGCCGCCAGTCCCAATTCACAA TCTTCCCACACCTGGTGAGGGAGCTCAACGCAGGCCTTCACGTCACCAtcctgctgctcctgctcctggCCTTGGCCCTGGCTCTGGTCAGCACGGGCTTTGCCGTTCTCAACATGGTCCAGGTGCCATACCGGGCAGTCAACGGCCCCGGGGGCATCTGCCTGTGGAATGTCCTCGCAG GTGGGGTCGTGGCGTTGGCCATCGCCAGCTTCATGGCCGCGGTGAAGTTTCATGACCTGACCGAACAAATCGCCAACTTCCAGGAGAGGCTCTTTCGGTTTGTTGTGGTGGAAGAACAGTACGAAGAGTCATTTTGGATCTGTGTGGCCAGCGCTTCGGCCCACGCGGCAAACTTGGTTGTGGTGGCGATCAGTCAAATTCCCCTCCCCGAGATCAAGACCAAAATCGAAGAGGCCACGGTCACGGCCGAGGATATCTTGTATTAA